Within the Bacillota bacterium genome, the region CTACGCCCATGGGGATACCCAGGGCGGCTGTCAGGAGTATTCCGGTGAGAATGGCGCCCCGGACCTTGAGGGCTATGAGCACGCCCGTGATTACCAGGCCGATGACCGCCAGCACGGGACCGGGGGAGGAGAAATCGGAAAGGATGCCAAAGGTGTTAGGATCCGATGTTATGATCCCGGCGTTCTTGAACCCTATTAGCGCTATCATCAGACCGATGCCGACTGACACCGCCTTCTTGAGACTCCTGGGCACAGCCACATCAATCCAGCTAATGACTCCGGTGACAGCCAGTATCACGAAGACGATACCAGAGATGAACACAACCCCCAGGGCGGCTTGCCAGCCTGCGACCTGAGCCACGGCGAAGGTGAAGAACACATTCAATCCCATGCCACTGGCCAGGGCAAAGGGGTAGTTCACAAAGAGTCCCATGAGGATGGTGGTGAGGCCTGCGGCTAGGGCCGTGGCCGTCATGACGGCTCCGAAGTCCATGCCCGCCGCGCTGAGGATACCGGGGTTCACGAAGATGATGTAGGCCATGGTCATAAAGGTGGTGACTCCTGCGACCAGCTCGGTCCTGGTATCAGTCCCAGCCTCACGGAGTTTGAATATTTTTTCCAGCACAGGCAGCTTACCTCCTATGTAGTGGTGTCACCGGGCCGGGCTTCATGGCACCTCCCTACGCATTATTCGGCTTAACGGCCCCTTTCTGTCTCCATACTAGCAGGATTACGGCTTGCAGTCAACGCGAATCCGAATGTTTTTGCGGCTATGGTCATTTACGTTCGACTATTCCCATTCAATGGTCGCCGGCGGCTTGGAGGTTATGTCATAGACCACCCGGTTCACCCCTGGCACCTCCCCCACGATCCTTGAGGATATCCTGCCCAGAAGGTCCAGGGGGAGCCTGGCCCAGTCGGCGGTCATGGCATCCTCACTGGTAACGGCCCTCACGGCTACCGTGTTGGCGTAGGTGCGGTCATCCCCCATTACTCCCACGCTCTTCAGGCCTGTCAGCACGGCGAAGAACTGCCAGGTGGTTTTCCCTAAGCCTGCCCCGGTTATCTCTTCCTGGACTATGGCATCCGCCGCTCTCACCAGCTCCAGGCTCTCCGGAGTCACGCTGCCGATGATCCTAACGGCCAGGCCGGGCCCGGGGAAGGGCTGGCGCCAGACGATTTCAGCAGGGAGGCCGAGTTCCGTGCCCAGGGCTCTTACCTCATCCTTGAAGAGGTCCCTGAGGGGCTCCACCAATTCCAGCTCCATGTCCTCGGGGAGGCCCCCGACGTTGTGGTGGCTCTTGATGAGGGCTGCAGTGGCGGTCCCGCTCTCGATGACATCAGGATAGAGGGTTCCCTGGACCAGGTAGCGGGCGCCCCCCGTCTTCCTGGCCTCCTCCTCAAACACCCTGATGAACTGTTCCCCGATGATCTTCCTCTTGGCCTCGGGGTCAGTCACACCCTCAAGGCGCCTCAGGAACCTCTCCCTGGCGTCCACGTGGACCAGCCTCATCCCCAGTCTCTCCCTGAAGGTCTGGATGACCTGGCTGGACTCACCCTTGCGCAGCAGCCCGTGGTCGACGAATATGGATGTGAGGTTCTCCCCCACAGCCCTGTGCACCAGGACCGTGGACACCGAGGAGTCCACGCCCCCCGAGAGTGCCGAGATCACCGGGCCCTGCACCTTCCGCCTTATTTCCTCCACGCTGGACTCAATGAAGGAACTCATGGTCCAGGTGGGGCTCGCCTGGCACACCCCGAACAGGAAGCCCTCCAGGATACTCCTGCCCTGGTCCGTATGGGATACCTCGGGATGGAACTGGAGCCCGTAGAGCCCCCGGGACGGATCCC harbors:
- the guaA gene encoding glutamine-hydrolyzing GMP synthase, which encodes MAALHEDNVIVMDFGAQYSQLIARRVRESGVHSEIVPHWASLRDIMARRPRGIILSGGPSSVYQEGAPTCNPGLFELGVPVLGICYGLQLMCHILGGRVVRGDHREYGRALLHVDETEPLFTSWASGGPRQVWMSHGDLVLDLPPGFRVMAHTGECAIAAAGDPSRGLYGLQFHPEVSHTDQGRSILEGFLFGVCQASPTWTMSSFIESSVEEIRRKVQGPVISALSGGVDSSVSTVLVHRAVGENLTSIFVDHGLLRKGESSQVIQTFRERLGMRLVHVDARERFLRRLEGVTDPEAKRKIIGEQFIRVFEEEARKTGGARYLVQGTLYPDVIESGTATAALIKSHHNVGGLPEDMELELVEPLRDLFKDEVRALGTELGLPAEIVWRQPFPGPGLAVRIIGSVTPESLELVRAADAIVQEEITGAGLGKTTWQFFAVLTGLKSVGVMGDDRTYANTVAVRAVTSEDAMTADWARLPLDLLGRISSRIVGEVPGVNRVVYDITSKPPATIEWE